From the Ascaphus truei isolate aAscTru1 unplaced genomic scaffold, aAscTru1.hap1 HAP1_SCAFFOLD_1113, whole genome shotgun sequence genome, one window contains:
- the LOC142475219 gene encoding LOW QUALITY PROTEIN: uncharacterized protein LOC142475219 (The sequence of the model RefSeq protein was modified relative to this genomic sequence to represent the inferred CDS: deleted 1 base in 1 codon) has product MAEESGSRKEENPTVSHIYTLKEHEHASTPIKKWDKGNTNAQKINKNLSVMTYKCSECGKKFNNKSDCTIHQRTHNTESLYNCSECDECFTSNSALVKHQTIHKGGKLFPCFECGEIFLWNSTLVTHQRIHTGERPFVCSECVKSFSRKPDLIKHKRTHTGERPFVCSDCGKSFYVKSDLVRHQKIHTGEKPFVCSECGNSFSLKKDLVRHQKIHTGEKPFVCSECGKSFSQSSILVAHQRLHTGERPCICSECGKCFLWHANLVAHQRIHTGERLYVCSDVGKSFSVKSHLVRHQKIHTGEKPFVCSECGTCFYSGSNLNKHQIIHRGKTRPFVCSECGKYFFHKSDLVKHQRIHTRKKLNCS; this is encoded by the exons ATGGCTGAGGAATCGGGCTCACGTAAAGAAGAAAATCCCACAgtttcccacatatatacactgaAAGAACATGAACATGCATCTACTCCTATTAAGAAGTGGGACAAAGGAAACACTAATGCCCAGAAAATTAACAAAAACCTGTCAGTAATGACGTATAAGTGCAGTGAATGTGGTAAAAAGTTTAATAATAAATCAGATTGTACAATTCACCAAagaacacacaatacagaaaGCCTGTATAATTGCTCTGAATGTGATGAATGCTTTACTAGTAACTCGgctcttgttaaacatcagacAATTCACAAGGGAGGGAAATTGTTTCCTTGCTTTGAATGTGGGGAAATATTTTTGTGGAACTCAACTCTTGTtacacatcagagaattcacacaggtgagagaccatttgtttgctctgaatgcgTGAAAAGTTTTTCCCGTAAGCCAGATCTAATTAAACACAAGAGAactcacacaggagagagaccattTGTTTGCTCAGATTGTGGGAAATCGTTTTACGTTAAGTCAGATCTTGTTAGACATCAGAAAATTCACACAGGCGAGaagccatttgtttgctctgaatgcgGGAATTCTTTTTCTCTTAAGAAAGATCTTGTTAGACATCAgaaaattcacacaggagagaagccatttgtttgctctgaatgtggaaaaTCTTTTTCTCAGAGTTCAATTCTTGTTGCACATCAGAGActtcacacaggagaaagaccatgtatttgctctgaatgtggaaaaTGTTTTTTGTGGCACGCAAATCTTGTtgcacatcagagaattcacacaggagagagactatATGTTTGCTCTGACGTGGGGAAATCTTTTTCCGTTAAGTCACATCTTGTTAGACATCAgaaaattcacacaggagagaagccatttgtttgctctgaatgtgggacctGTTTTTACTCAGGCTCAAACCTTAATAAACATCAGATAATTCACAGAGGCAAGACC agaccatttgtttgctctgaatgtggaaaaTATTTTTTCCATAAGTCAgatcttgttaaacatcagagaattcacacacGAAAGAAACTTAATTGCTCCtaa